One window of Leifsonia sp. AK011 genomic DNA carries:
- a CDS encoding MMPL family transporter: MATLLYRLGRFSYRHAWRVILVWAVLLIGILGGGFALGGQTQESFAIPGTESQNALDRLEAVFPSVAGASAQVVLVAPDGEKVTDAASEAAIEDLADEIDTIKGVDSVVSPFSEYAGEAVTDDESMAILRVQFDGPSSDVTDETLDELKATASIAEDAGLRAEFGGQVFQDNTFGITITEAFGVIFAGIVLFITFGSLLAAGMPLLSALIGVGIAIGGITAYTAFATVSSTAPLLALMIGLAVGIDYALFILSRHRNQLANGEDPEESAAMAVGTAGSAVVFAGVTVIIALLGLLVVGIPFLSVMGVGAAFAVLVAIFIAVTLLPALMGLAKHRLIPREGSRAWRRAQPVIDEVVEGKRQKVALGQRWVRGVMKRPVLASIGVVALLGTLAIPALSLDLNVPDGGSEPTGSTQREAYDLVTEGFGPGFNGPLIVAVDITQTTDILNDLDGIRDKLATLDDVAYVQQGFPDEGLDTAIIQVTPESAPDSTETKELVQAIRDMAPEIDSEFDTPISVTGTTAVAIDISNRLSAALLPFALVVVGLSIILLMIVFRSVLVPLKAALGFLLSVVASFGVVVAIFQWGWGADLLHVENPGPILSFLPILLMAVLFGLAMDYEVFLVSGMREEFVHTGDARRAVEKGFAGAARVVTAAALIMFFVFFAFVPEGSGMIKPIALGLAVGIAFDAFLVRMTLVPALMTLFGKAAWWMPRWLGRILPRADIEGEQLREHRLAVEWADQQEGLAISAEYLVVGSQDQQTGPISAEIPAGSLVIASGDATSRRLLAATLSGRLDPVSGRAQVMGVPIPSDAAKVRTIVALANVGGSERSETSVTIGQLLVERLETTQPWFRFFGNHRRADQWLQRVNAAVRNATGREVVPVRASHTLLELPQLERAVALAAVALAENTPVVMLDQIDSFASSDDEQAFIDALQLLAPPETTIVIGTPLPARAISLDDPDARLLLTIDLYSLTTEGSLR; encoded by the coding sequence ATGGCAACCCTCCTGTACCGGCTCGGCCGGTTCTCCTACCGTCACGCCTGGCGCGTCATCCTCGTCTGGGCGGTGCTGCTCATCGGCATCCTCGGGGGAGGGTTCGCGCTTGGCGGCCAGACCCAGGAATCCTTCGCGATTCCTGGTACGGAATCGCAGAACGCGCTCGATCGACTCGAGGCTGTGTTCCCGTCGGTCGCGGGGGCGAGTGCGCAGGTCGTGCTCGTAGCGCCGGACGGTGAGAAGGTCACCGACGCGGCATCCGAGGCGGCCATCGAGGACCTCGCCGATGAGATCGACACGATCAAGGGCGTCGACTCGGTCGTCTCGCCGTTCAGCGAGTATGCAGGTGAGGCCGTCACTGACGACGAGTCCATGGCCATCCTGCGGGTGCAGTTCGACGGGCCATCATCGGATGTCACCGACGAGACCCTCGACGAGCTGAAGGCCACGGCATCCATCGCTGAGGACGCAGGGTTGCGCGCCGAGTTCGGCGGACAGGTCTTCCAGGACAACACCTTCGGCATCACCATCACCGAGGCCTTCGGCGTGATCTTCGCCGGCATCGTGCTCTTCATCACCTTCGGCTCGCTGCTCGCCGCCGGGATGCCGCTGCTCAGCGCCCTCATCGGTGTCGGTATCGCGATCGGGGGCATCACCGCGTACACCGCGTTCGCCACGGTCTCGAGCACCGCGCCCCTTCTCGCACTCATGATCGGCCTCGCGGTCGGGATCGACTATGCGTTGTTCATCCTGTCGCGCCACAGGAACCAACTCGCCAATGGCGAGGACCCCGAGGAGTCTGCCGCGATGGCCGTCGGGACGGCGGGAAGCGCCGTGGTCTTCGCCGGCGTGACCGTCATCATCGCGCTCCTCGGGCTTCTCGTGGTCGGCATCCCCTTCCTCTCCGTGATGGGCGTCGGTGCGGCCTTCGCTGTACTCGTCGCGATCTTCATCGCGGTGACCCTTCTGCCCGCCCTCATGGGTCTCGCGAAGCACCGGCTCATACCTCGCGAGGGGTCGCGCGCCTGGCGTCGCGCCCAGCCCGTGATTGACGAGGTCGTCGAGGGCAAGCGTCAGAAGGTAGCGCTCGGACAGCGCTGGGTGCGCGGCGTGATGAAACGTCCCGTCCTGGCCTCAATCGGTGTGGTCGCCCTTCTCGGCACCCTCGCGATCCCTGCCCTGAGCCTCGACCTCAACGTTCCCGACGGCGGTTCCGAGCCCACGGGTTCGACCCAGCGCGAGGCCTACGACCTCGTGACCGAGGGCTTCGGACCGGGCTTCAACGGGCCGCTGATCGTCGCAGTCGACATCACACAGACCACCGACATCCTCAACGACCTCGACGGCATCCGCGACAAGCTCGCGACCCTCGACGACGTCGCCTATGTGCAGCAGGGATTCCCGGACGAGGGACTCGACACGGCGATCATCCAGGTCACGCCGGAGAGCGCCCCGGACTCGACCGAGACCAAGGAGCTCGTGCAGGCCATCCGCGACATGGCCCCCGAGATCGACTCCGAGTTCGACACCCCCATCTCGGTGACCGGAACGACGGCAGTCGCGATCGACATCTCGAACCGCCTGTCGGCTGCCCTCCTGCCTTTCGCGCTCGTGGTGGTCGGGCTGTCCATCATCCTGCTGATGATCGTGTTCCGCTCGGTGCTCGTGCCGCTCAAGGCCGCACTCGGCTTCCTGCTGTCGGTCGTGGCATCCTTCGGTGTCGTCGTCGCGATCTTCCAGTGGGGATGGGGCGCCGACCTGCTGCACGTCGAGAATCCCGGGCCCATCCTGAGCTTCCTGCCCATCCTGCTGATGGCCGTGCTGTTCGGACTCGCGATGGACTACGAGGTGTTCCTGGTCTCGGGCATGCGCGAGGAGTTTGTGCACACCGGTGACGCGCGACGTGCCGTCGAGAAGGGCTTCGCGGGGGCCGCGCGTGTGGTCACTGCCGCCGCCCTCATCATGTTCTTCGTCTTCTTCGCCTTCGTGCCGGAGGGCTCCGGCATGATCAAGCCGATCGCGCTGGGACTCGCAGTGGGCATCGCGTTCGACGCGTTCCTCGTGCGTATGACACTCGTACCCGCCCTCATGACGCTCTTCGGCAAGGCGGCATGGTGGATGCCACGCTGGCTCGGTCGCATCCTGCCCCGTGCCGACATCGAGGGTGAGCAGCTGCGTGAGCATCGGCTCGCCGTCGAGTGGGCTGACCAGCAGGAGGGCCTGGCCATCAGCGCCGAGTACCTCGTGGTCGGCTCGCAGGACCAGCAGACCGGGCCGATCTCCGCGGAGATCCCCGCCGGTTCGCTCGTGATCGCGAGCGGGGATGCCACGTCCCGTCGACTCCTCGCCGCGACCCTCTCCGGCCGCCTCGACCCGGTCTCCGGTCGTGCACAGGTGATGGGAGTGCCCATCCCCTCCGATGCCGCGAAGGTGCGCACGATCGTCGCCCTCGCGAACGTTGGGGGATCGGAGCGCTCCGAGACGAGCGTCACGATCGGCCAGCTGCTCGTCGAGCGACTCGAGACGACCCAGCCGTGGTTCCGGTTCTTCGGCAACCACCGCCGTGCCGACCAGTGGTTGCAGCGCGTCAACGCGGCTGTGCGTAACGCGACGGGCCGTGAGGTTGTACCGGTACGGGCATCCCACACCCTTCTCGAGCTGCCGCAGCTCGAGCGGGCCGTCGCCCTCGCCGCGGTCGCCCTTGCCGAGAACACCCCCGTCGTGATGCTCGACCAGATCGACTCGTTCGCGAGTTCCGACGACGAGCAGGCCTTCATCGACGCTCTCCAGCTGCTCGCGCCGCCTGAGACGACCATCGTGATCGGCACGCCGCTCCCGGCACGCGCGATCAGCCTGGACGATCCGGATGCGCGGCTCCTCCTCACCATCGACCTCTACTCGCTCACCACGGAAGGATCCCTTCGATGA
- a CDS encoding TetR/AcrR family transcriptional regulator, with protein sequence MSTSQDDLRAIALAEFASAGYVGTSLQRIAELAGLSKSSVLYHYGSKEQLLEAAIGPAVDRMEEILVPLNAVGLAAANRQEFLEEFVDFLLQYRLEVHMFINQGPALVDVPVIDRANAVIVRLAEFFSTHTSSVEEKARFGVALGGAAYMLSTARNLGLDAPPIDETRAALVTILSELLTPVRIP encoded by the coding sequence ATGTCCACCAGCCAGGATGACCTCCGCGCGATAGCGCTCGCCGAATTCGCCTCGGCAGGCTACGTGGGCACGTCCCTCCAGAGAATCGCCGAACTGGCCGGGCTCTCGAAGTCGAGCGTGCTCTACCACTACGGCTCGAAGGAGCAGCTGCTCGAAGCGGCCATCGGCCCGGCCGTCGATCGCATGGAGGAGATCCTCGTTCCGCTCAACGCTGTGGGCCTCGCCGCGGCCAACCGCCAGGAGTTCCTCGAGGAATTCGTCGACTTCCTGCTCCAGTACCGCCTCGAAGTCCACATGTTCATCAACCAGGGGCCGGCGCTCGTCGACGTACCAGTCATCGACCGTGCCAATGCCGTCATCGTGCGCCTCGCCGAGTTCTTCTCCACCCACACGTCGTCCGTCGAGGAGAAGGCGCGCTTCGGCGTCGCCCTCGGTGGCGCGGCCTACATGCTGAGCACCGCCCGCAACCTCGGGCTGGATGCACCCCCCATCGACGAGACCAGGGCTGCTCTCGTGACGATCTTGAGTGAACTGCTCACCCCCGTCCGAATTCCCTAG
- a CDS encoding YdeI/OmpD-associated family protein, translating to MSVTFTTALDTAPGAIGITVPEDAMAQLGPAKRYPVIVTIAGYTYRNSVSWYKGAFRIAFSSEHEKASGVTRGDEVEVTLEIDDAPRVVEIPDALREQLTAAGVLEKFLALSYSKQRSFVDPWVAAKTDATREKNLAKMVEAAS from the coding sequence ATGAGTGTCACGTTCACGACCGCGCTCGATACCGCTCCGGGCGCGATCGGCATCACGGTGCCCGAAGACGCCATGGCGCAACTCGGACCGGCCAAGAGGTACCCGGTCATCGTGACAATCGCGGGCTACACCTACCGCAATTCGGTGAGCTGGTACAAGGGCGCGTTCCGCATCGCCTTCAGTTCCGAGCACGAGAAGGCATCGGGCGTGACGCGCGGTGACGAGGTCGAGGTCACCCTCGAGATCGACGATGCACCCAGAGTGGTCGAGATTCCCGATGCGCTCCGCGAGCAGCTGACGGCAGCAGGAGTGCTGGAGAAGTTCCTGGCCCTCTCGTATTCCAAGCAGCGCTCCTTCGTGGACCCGTGGGTCGCGGCGAAGACCGACGCCACCCGCGAGAAGAACCTTGCGAAGATGGTCGAAGCGGCGAGCTAG
- a CDS encoding FadR/GntR family transcriptional regulator produces MADGDGGLADEVLFRPVRSGNAFEDTVARLLQTIRLGIVDPGGALPPERDLATRFSVSRDTVRDAIRSLADAGYLVARRGRYGGTFVSDPLPEPVAPDTPPLTSAELEDVLGLRRILEVGAARAAAARELSAAERELLWTQSRETASASVEDYRRLDSRLHLAIGEVVGIPSLVSLLADNRTRVNNLLDTIPLLSRNIEHSNQQHEAIVVAILTGNPDRAADEMAEHLEGSAALLRGFLG; encoded by the coding sequence ATGGCCGATGGCGATGGAGGTCTCGCGGACGAGGTGCTGTTCCGCCCCGTCCGCAGCGGCAATGCCTTCGAGGACACCGTCGCGCGCCTGCTCCAGACGATCCGTCTCGGTATCGTCGACCCGGGCGGTGCGCTCCCGCCGGAGCGTGATCTCGCGACACGCTTCTCCGTGAGCCGCGACACCGTGCGCGACGCGATCCGATCGTTGGCGGATGCCGGCTACCTGGTCGCCCGTCGTGGCAGGTACGGCGGTACCTTCGTGAGCGACCCGCTACCCGAACCGGTGGCGCCGGACACCCCGCCCCTGACTTCCGCGGAGCTCGAGGATGTCCTCGGGCTGCGTCGGATCCTCGAGGTCGGTGCGGCGCGTGCTGCCGCCGCGCGGGAACTCTCGGCGGCCGAGCGCGAGCTGCTCTGGACGCAGTCCCGTGAAACCGCTTCTGCCTCCGTGGAGGACTACCGGAGGCTCGATTCGCGGCTGCACCTGGCGATCGGGGAGGTCGTCGGCATCCCGTCGCTGGTCTCGCTGCTCGCCGACAACCGCACGCGTGTGAACAACCTGCTCGACACGATTCCGCTGCTCTCCCGCAATATCGAGCACTCCAACCAGCAGCACGAGGCGATCGTGGTCGCGATTCTCACCGGCAACCCGGACCGAGCCGCGGACGAGATGGCTGAGCACCTCGAAGGTTCAGCTGCGCTGTTGCGCGGATTCCTCGGCTGA
- a CDS encoding 3-oxoacyl-ACP reductase, with protein MTITPIDLRQRLAGKVAVITGGASGIGLATARRFAAEGATVVIGDFNAEAGEAAALEVGGLFVRVDVTDEEQVNNLFDTAAATYGSVDIAFNNAGISPPDDDSIETTELPAWDKVQDVNLKSVYLCSRAALRHMVKQQSGSIINTASFVAVLGSATSQISYTASKGGVLAMTRELGVQFARQGIRVNALCPGPVNTPLLQELFAKDPERAQRRLVHIPTGRFAEPEELAASVAFLASDDASFITASTFLVDGGISSAYVTPL; from the coding sequence ATGACCATCACCCCCATCGACCTCAGGCAGCGACTGGCAGGCAAGGTCGCCGTCATCACCGGCGGCGCGAGCGGCATCGGCCTGGCGACCGCACGTCGGTTCGCCGCCGAGGGCGCGACCGTCGTGATCGGCGACTTCAACGCCGAGGCCGGCGAGGCTGCCGCACTCGAGGTGGGCGGCCTCTTCGTACGGGTGGACGTGACCGACGAGGAGCAGGTCAACAACCTCTTCGACACGGCGGCCGCGACGTACGGCTCGGTCGACATCGCGTTCAACAACGCAGGCATCTCGCCCCCCGACGACGACTCGATCGAGACGACCGAGCTCCCGGCCTGGGACAAGGTGCAGGATGTCAACCTCAAGAGCGTCTACCTCTGCTCCCGGGCTGCGCTCCGCCACATGGTGAAGCAGCAGTCGGGGTCGATCATCAACACGGCATCGTTCGTCGCGGTGCTCGGGTCGGCGACCTCCCAGATCAGCTACACGGCATCGAAGGGTGGCGTCCTCGCGATGACCCGCGAGCTGGGTGTGCAGTTCGCCCGCCAGGGCATTCGAGTGAACGCACTGTGTCCTGGACCCGTCAACACCCCGTTGCTCCAGGAACTCTTCGCGAAGGATCCGGAGCGCGCCCAGCGTCGCCTCGTGCACATCCCGACGGGACGGTTCGCCGAGCCGGAGGAGCTCGCGGCATCCGTCGCCTTCCTCGCGAGCGACGATGCGAGCTTCATCACGGCGTCGACCTTCCTCGTGGATGGTGGCATCAGCTCCGCCTACGTCACCCCGCTGTAA
- a CDS encoding aldehyde dehydrogenase — MTTTTLVNPADATPFRDVEQTSLEQVDDAIAHALSAQRAWRALTPAARGAALRDFAKVVDEHIEDLAALEVINSGHPITQARWEAGHVRDVLTYYSAAPERMIGKQIPVAGGIDVTFLEPIGIVGVIVPWNFPMTIASWGFAPALAAGNAVVLKPAEWTPLTAIRLGELALEAGLPEGLFQVLPGKGSVVGNRFVTHEDVRKIVFTGSTEVGKQVMAGCAAQVKPVTLELGGKSANVVFADADLEKAAASAPYAVFENAGQDCCARSRILVERSVFDRFMELLEPAVKGVVVGAPGDEATEMGPLVSKTHFDSVSAFVPDDAPIAFRGSAPSGPGYWFTPTVLTPASRTDPAVTEEIFGPVVAVLPFDDEADGIELANASIYGLSGSIWTRDIGRALRVSRAIESGNLSVNSNSSVRYSTPFGGFKQSGLGRELGPDALDAFTETKNVFISTD, encoded by the coding sequence ATGACCACCACCACCCTCGTCAACCCGGCCGACGCGACCCCCTTCCGGGACGTCGAGCAGACCTCCCTCGAGCAGGTCGACGACGCCATCGCACACGCCCTCTCGGCGCAGAGGGCCTGGCGCGCGCTCACGCCAGCGGCCCGCGGCGCCGCGCTCCGCGACTTCGCGAAAGTCGTCGACGAGCACATCGAGGACCTCGCAGCCCTCGAGGTCATCAACTCCGGGCATCCGATCACGCAGGCCCGCTGGGAGGCCGGGCACGTCCGTGACGTGCTCACCTACTACTCCGCCGCGCCCGAGCGGATGATCGGCAAGCAGATCCCGGTCGCTGGTGGCATCGACGTGACCTTTCTCGAGCCGATCGGCATCGTGGGGGTGATCGTGCCGTGGAACTTCCCGATGACGATCGCCAGCTGGGGCTTCGCGCCCGCGCTCGCCGCGGGCAACGCCGTCGTGCTCAAGCCGGCGGAGTGGACTCCGCTCACCGCGATCCGCCTCGGCGAGCTGGCTCTCGAGGCCGGGTTGCCCGAGGGTCTCTTCCAGGTGCTTCCCGGCAAGGGATCTGTGGTCGGCAACCGCTTCGTCACCCATGAGGACGTGCGCAAGATCGTCTTCACCGGGTCAACCGAGGTCGGCAAGCAGGTGATGGCCGGGTGCGCTGCCCAGGTCAAACCCGTGACGCTCGAGCTCGGCGGCAAGAGCGCGAATGTGGTGTTCGCCGACGCGGACCTCGAGAAGGCCGCGGCATCCGCCCCCTACGCCGTCTTCGAGAACGCGGGCCAGGACTGCTGTGCTCGCAGCCGGATCCTCGTCGAGCGCAGTGTGTTCGACCGGTTCATGGAACTGCTCGAGCCCGCCGTGAAGGGCGTCGTCGTCGGTGCTCCCGGCGATGAAGCCACCGAGATGGGGCCGCTCGTCTCGAAGACGCACTTCGATTCGGTGAGCGCGTTCGTGCCGGATGATGCGCCCATCGCCTTCCGTGGGTCAGCGCCCAGCGGCCCCGGTTACTGGTTCACGCCGACCGTGCTCACCCCGGCATCCCGCACCGACCCCGCGGTGACGGAGGAGATCTTCGGTCCTGTCGTGGCGGTGCTGCCGTTCGACGACGAGGCCGACGGCATCGAGCTCGCCAACGCGAGCATCTACGGCCTCAGCGGATCGATCTGGACGCGGGATATCGGTCGAGCCCTGCGCGTGAGCCGAGCGATCGAGAGCGGCAACCTCTCGGTCAACTCGAACTCGAGCGTGCGCTACTCGACCCCGTTCGGTGGCTTCAAGCAGAGCGGCCTCGGGCGCGAGCTCGGCCCCGACGCCCTCGACGCGTTCACCGAGACCAAGAACGTCTTCATCAGCACCGACTGA
- a CDS encoding gamma-glutamyl-gamma-aminobutyrate hydrolase family protein translates to MKPVIGLTTYLERAQTGVWDVQASFLPKVYFDAVNKAGGIAVLLPPQPVDDAIAARIIDGLDGLIISGGKDVDPARYGQEPHPTTDEPRLDRDAWEDALLTAALDRGLPFLGICRGAQLLNVARGGTLIQHLPDVIGSDRYNLGGGVFNENPVVVDSGSVVSDLVGTELTVKSYHHQAIDELGEGLVVTARSDDGIIQAVEVAGAPFAVAVQWHPEEDAAEDARLFAGLVDAATNHRSLTSGEAASRRAPLPEALEGAR, encoded by the coding sequence GTGAAGCCGGTTATTGGTCTGACGACCTACCTTGAGCGCGCCCAGACTGGCGTGTGGGACGTGCAGGCATCCTTCCTCCCGAAGGTGTACTTCGACGCGGTGAACAAGGCTGGCGGCATCGCCGTGCTGCTGCCGCCGCAGCCGGTGGATGACGCGATCGCCGCGCGCATCATCGATGGCCTCGACGGCCTCATCATCTCGGGCGGCAAGGATGTCGACCCCGCGCGCTACGGCCAGGAGCCGCATCCCACCACCGACGAACCGCGCCTCGACCGTGACGCCTGGGAGGATGCGCTCCTCACCGCCGCCCTCGACCGCGGCCTGCCCTTCCTCGGCATCTGCCGTGGCGCGCAGCTGCTCAATGTGGCACGCGGCGGAACGCTCATCCAGCACCTGCCCGACGTGATCGGCAGTGACCGGTACAACCTCGGCGGGGGAGTCTTCAACGAGAACCCGGTCGTCGTCGATTCCGGGTCCGTCGTCTCCGACCTCGTCGGCACCGAGCTGACGGTCAAGAGCTACCACCACCAGGCGATCGACGAGCTGGGGGAGGGACTCGTCGTGACCGCGCGCTCCGATGACGGCATCATCCAGGCCGTGGAGGTCGCGGGTGCACCGTTCGCCGTCGCGGTGCAGTGGCACCCCGAGGAGGACGCGGCAGAGGATGCCCGGCTCTTCGCCGGCCTCGTGGATGCCGCGACGAACCACCGGTCCCTGACGAGCGGCGAAGCCGCGTCTCGAAGGGCCCCACTCCCTGAGGCTCTCGAAGGGGCACGATGA
- a CDS encoding glutamine synthetase family protein, with protein sequence MAKERTGNLSVEELSAKYAAGEIDTVIIAFTDMQGRLIGKRASARLFLEELAQHGAECCNYLLAVDVENNTVDGYAISSWERGYGDMAMMPDLDTLRLAPWLDGTAIVTADLTWLDGTPVNPDPRQVLKRQLARLAERGLEAFVGTELEFIAFEDTYRDAWKKGYTGLTPASDYNIDYALLASTRMEPLLRDIRNSMDGAGMYCEGVKGECNLGQQEIAFRFTDALGTCDNHSIYKNGAKEIADRHGKSITFMAKFNEREGNSCHIHLSVRGTDGSTVMADKDRPYGFSKLMEHWLAGQLATLREMTLFFAPNINSYKRYVEGSFAPTAVAWGLDNRTCALRVVGHGQSLRAENRVPGGDVNQYLAVAALIAGGLYGIEHELELEPIFEGNAYTSDAPRVPSTLRDAAELFEASEVAVEAFGEDVVAHYLNMARVEQAAFDAAITDWERVRGFERL encoded by the coding sequence GTGGCTAAAGAACGCACGGGTAATCTCAGTGTCGAGGAGCTGTCGGCGAAGTACGCCGCGGGCGAGATCGACACGGTGATCATCGCCTTCACCGACATGCAGGGGCGACTCATCGGCAAGCGCGCGTCCGCCCGCCTGTTCCTCGAGGAACTCGCCCAGCACGGTGCGGAGTGCTGCAACTACCTCCTGGCCGTGGACGTCGAGAACAACACGGTCGACGGCTACGCGATCTCCTCCTGGGAGCGCGGCTACGGCGACATGGCGATGATGCCCGACCTCGACACCCTCAGGCTCGCCCCGTGGCTGGATGGCACGGCCATCGTCACGGCAGACCTCACCTGGCTCGACGGTACCCCCGTGAACCCCGACCCCCGCCAGGTGCTCAAGCGCCAGCTCGCTCGCCTGGCCGAGCGCGGCCTCGAGGCCTTCGTCGGAACGGAACTCGAGTTCATCGCCTTCGAGGACACCTATCGGGATGCCTGGAAGAAGGGCTACACCGGACTCACCCCGGCCAGCGACTACAACATCGACTACGCGCTGCTTGCCTCCACGCGGATGGAACCGCTGCTGCGTGACATCCGGAACTCCATGGACGGTGCCGGAATGTACTGCGAGGGCGTGAAGGGGGAGTGCAACCTCGGCCAGCAGGAGATCGCCTTCCGCTTCACCGATGCGCTCGGCACGTGCGACAACCACTCGATCTACAAGAACGGTGCCAAGGAGATCGCGGACCGGCACGGCAAGTCGATCACGTTCATGGCCAAGTTCAATGAGCGCGAGGGCAACTCGTGCCACATCCACCTCTCGGTGCGCGGCACGGACGGGTCGACCGTGATGGCCGACAAGGACAGGCCTTACGGGTTCTCCAAGCTCATGGAGCACTGGCTCGCAGGCCAGCTCGCGACCCTCCGCGAGATGACCCTGTTCTTCGCGCCGAATATCAACTCCTACAAGCGTTACGTCGAGGGCAGCTTCGCGCCGACGGCCGTGGCGTGGGGACTCGACAACCGCACGTGTGCGCTGCGCGTGGTCGGTCACGGGCAGTCCCTGCGCGCGGAGAACCGCGTGCCGGGTGGTGACGTCAACCAGTACCTCGCGGTTGCCGCCCTCATTGCTGGCGGTCTCTACGGCATCGAGCACGAGCTGGAACTCGAGCCGATCTTTGAAGGCAACGCCTACACGTCGGATGCTCCCCGCGTGCCCTCAACGCTGCGAGACGCCGCCGAACTCTTCGAGGCCTCCGAGGTGGCTGTCGAGGCCTTCGGTGAGGACGTCGTCGCCCACTACCTGAACATGGCGAGGGTCGAGCAGGCGGCGTTCGACGCGGCGATCACCGATTGGGAACGAGTTCGCGGGTTCGAGAGGCTGTGA
- a CDS encoding amino acid permease, whose amino-acid sequence MAELKDTTKVSGVTYTKAGQDYFEKRSLKRSAGVWGLWGLAVAAVISGDFSGWNFGIDFAGFGGMLIAFVILVAMYYGLIFSIGEMAAAQPHTGGAYSFARSAMGPWGGLVTGLAETIEYVATTGVIVFFSAQYANGITTELLGFDLSANMWIWWVILYVVFIALNSAGANISFKFAIVVSIISIGIILVFSVMAAFSGLFSWDSLWNIPPDEGQSAFLPHGVVPILFALPFAMWFFLGIEELPLAAEESHNPSRDIPKAGLWARGTLIVTGLLVLFLNTGILGADVTGVSLEPLLDGFRAMVGDQAAAVLALFALIGLLASLQGIMFAYGRNMYSLSRAGYYPKFFSLTGKRQTPWVALIVGAVIGFVALVVLDLLGKADPEGAGAVAGAIILNIAVWGAVLAYFLQMVSFIILRRKFPDAKRPYKSPWGLPGAYVAAGIAALVFFGFLLNPTFQPAIIAIVIVYVVILIGFGVWGRHRLVLSPEEEYAISGGLHGDPQAEGYDAMEDEVFDGDAKDSTK is encoded by the coding sequence ATGGCGGAGCTGAAGGACACCACGAAGGTGTCCGGCGTCACCTATACGAAAGCTGGCCAAGACTACTTCGAGAAGCGCTCGCTCAAGCGATCGGCTGGCGTCTGGGGTCTCTGGGGCCTCGCCGTCGCCGCAGTCATCTCTGGCGACTTCTCCGGCTGGAACTTCGGCATCGACTTCGCCGGCTTCGGCGGGATGCTCATCGCCTTCGTCATCCTGGTGGCGATGTACTACGGCCTCATCTTCTCCATCGGAGAGATGGCGGCGGCCCAGCCCCACACCGGCGGCGCCTACTCATTCGCCCGATCGGCTATGGGGCCGTGGGGCGGCCTGGTCACGGGACTCGCCGAAACCATCGAGTACGTCGCGACGACCGGCGTCATCGTCTTCTTCTCCGCCCAGTACGCCAACGGCATCACGACCGAACTCCTGGGCTTCGACCTGTCGGCGAACATGTGGATCTGGTGGGTGATCCTCTACGTCGTCTTCATCGCCCTCAACTCGGCGGGCGCCAACATCTCGTTCAAGTTCGCGATCGTCGTGTCGATCATCTCCATCGGCATCATCCTCGTGTTCTCCGTCATGGCGGCGTTCTCCGGCCTCTTCAGTTGGGACTCGCTCTGGAACATCCCGCCGGATGAGGGCCAGAGCGCCTTCCTCCCGCACGGTGTCGTTCCGATCCTCTTCGCGCTTCCGTTCGCGATGTGGTTCTTCCTCGGCATCGAGGAGCTGCCGTTGGCCGCGGAGGAATCGCACAACCCGAGCCGTGACATCCCGAAGGCAGGGCTCTGGGCCCGTGGCACGCTCATCGTGACGGGCCTGCTCGTGCTGTTCCTCAACACGGGCATCCTCGGCGCGGACGTGACGGGTGTCTCCCTCGAGCCGCTGCTCGACGGGTTCCGCGCCATGGTCGGCGACCAGGCCGCCGCGGTACTCGCGCTGTTCGCACTCATCGGACTGCTCGCCTCACTGCAGGGGATCATGTTCGCCTACGGCCGCAACATGTACTCCCTCTCCCGCGCCGGGTATTACCCGAAGTTCTTCTCGCTCACGGGCAAGCGTCAGACCCCGTGGGTCGCGCTCATCGTCGGTGCGGTGATCGGATTCGTTGCGCTCGTTGTGCTCGACCTGCTCGGTAAGGCGGACCCGGAGGGTGCAGGCGCAGTCGCGGGAGCGATCATCCTCAACATTGCGGTGTGGGGCGCGGTTCTCGCCTACTTCCTGCAGATGGTGTCGTTCATCATCCTCCGCCGGAAGTTCCCCGACGCGAAGCGGCCGTACAAGAGCCCGTGGGGACTCCCCGGTGCCTACGTTGCTGCAGGCATCGCCGCCCTCGTGTTCTTCGGGTTCCTGCTGAACCCGACCTTCCAGCCCGCGATCATCGCGATCGTGATCGTGTACGTCGTCATCCTCATCGGGTTCGGGGTGTGGGGACGCCACCGACTCGTCCTGTCGCCGGAGGAGGAGTACGCGATCAGCGGGGGCCTGCACGGAGATCCACAGGCAGAGGGGTATGACGCGATGGAGGACGAGGTCTTCGACGGGGATGCGAAGGACTCCACGAAGTAA